AACCCGTGGCGGAAGTGAAGCCCGCCAAGAAGAAGAAGGCCGCCGTGGAAGCCCCCGCCGCTCCCGCTGCCCCGACTGTGACGGAAGCCCCAGCCCCGGCCAAGAAGAAGAAAGCCGCCGCTGCCGCACCGGAACCTGAAGCCGCTCCCGCAAAGAAAAAGAAAAAATCCGATAGCAAGAAGAAGTAAATCGCTGCTCCCGGTGAGTCTCCCCAATCCCGGCGGTGGAGAATCGGTGCCCCGATCCCCGCGAACGCCCACTAGCATTCCGTCTGCGGTGGGCGTAATGGACGGCGTTGGTGATCTCCCGGGTGGTGTTCTCTGGAACAAACCGCAGAGGTGGTGTCTTTTTCCCAGGTTTTCCAGTTTCTCCAGTCGGGATGAACTGGCGAAGCTCGGCTTTTTCGCGCATGCTACCAGAAGAGGTTGCTTCTTCTGAGGATTTGCCCATGCGTTCGCGTCGCTTCGCATTTACGCTGATTGAATTGCTGGTGGTCATTGCCATTATTGCAATTCTCATCGGATTGCTGTTGCCCGCTGTGCAGAAAGTGCGGGCGGCGGCGGCTCGGCTCCAATGTCAGAATCATCTCAAGCAACTGGCGTTGGCCAATCATGGCTATCACGATGCGCAGGAGACTTTCCCGCCTGGATTGACCATGCCGGGTGCGGTGCCCAATCCGCGCTATACCTCGCTGATGGTCGAATTGCTTCCGTACATCGAACAAGCGACGCTCTATCAACGATGGGATTTTCTCTTTCCCGGCAATAATCTGCTGCTGCCCAATGGCCCGGGAACGGTGAAGCTCAGCGTGCTGGTTTGCCCCGCGGAAATCGTGGCGCAAAATCCGGTGCCCGCGGCGTCGGGACAGGCCGCCGGGGTGACGACCTACGCGGGCAATGGTGGGATTCGGCCGCTGCCGTTGAGCCAGGCGACCGTCGATGGAATCTTCCATACCACGGGAGCGATGTCGCGACCGCGAGCCAATCAGACGCCGACGCGCATGCTGGCCATTACCGATGGCACGTCGAATACCCTGCTCTTGGGCGAACGGCGCATCGGCGATCCCGCGCTGGATTCGTATCTGACCGCTCCCGTCTCCCCGGCTCCGAATCCGCCGATGGAGCCATTCTTCGCCAGCATGATCTACGCGCCATTTGGTCCCTGGGCGGCGGGCACCGTCACCTTGGGGGCGTTGATGCCGATCAATTATTTTCATGGCCAAGCGTATGTGCCGCCGACACCCCCCGCGTTACCCACGCCGGTGGATGGCAACGCGCTCACGCAAAGCATCGAGAATCGCTTCGGGGCGTATGGCAGCAACCACACCGGGGGCGTGAATGTGGCGATGGCCGATGGATCGGTGCGGTTCCTGCGCGATACCATTCGCCCGGTGACGTTGGCAGCGCTGGCCACCCGATCCGGCGGGGAAACCGTCAGCGTGGATGATTAAGCGAAGTTGATTTTCGGGAATCGCTCGGAATCGAGCGGCTCAAAGCATTGCTCCCGAAGCAGAATAATCGTGCGGCTGTCGGTGTTCAGGATGCGGGTGCCGTTGGCCAAGTCGCCGAATGGGTTGCGCCAGTGATCGTGCCCGCAGACGATCCAAGTAGGGGACGAAGTTTCGCACACCCGTTGCACCATGGGATGACCGGGCTGCGTGGCGGTGCGTGGCCCTTGATGCAGAATCAGCATCGTCGGTTGGCGGCGGAGCATGCGACTGATGCGGTCGAGTTGATCCATCTCCCGACGGCGATTGGGTTTGCGCGGTGGACCGATGATGCCACCCACCCCGGCAAAATGGATGCCGTCCAGATGCACCGATTCGCAATCCAGCAGGTGGATGCCGGATTCGCGGCGGAAGGCGAGTTCTTCGCCCAGCGTGCCGAAGTTGTCGTGATTGCCAGCCACGCCGACAACCCAGCGGGTGACGGCTCGAAATGCCCGCCACACGTCCCGCACATCCCCGAAACCACCTCGTTTCGCCAGATTCTCAATGGCAAAGAGATCGCCGGCCAGCACAATCCCCATGCGTTCGGCGGGAGGCAGAACGCCAGTTGCAGACAATTGCCCCAGCGTATCGGCCACCAGAAACCCCAGTAGGCGGTCATCGCGCTCGGCGGCGGGGACGGGAGTCCGAGTGGTGCCCGGTTTGAACAGCCGACCGCGTGCCTGCAAATCGCTGGTCAGCACCAGCGCATCCAGGCTGTCGGGAAGCCCCTGGGTGGGATAGGCGAACAGATCGAGTTGATCGGTCGTGATTTGCCCTTCGGAATGGACATTCTGATGCGACACCGTGGCCAACACACGGGCAGTCGTCGCATCCCAGACGATCCTCATGGTGGTTCCTCCGGTGGTGATCGCATCTCAAATTCCTCGGAATACGATACGAATCAGAACAACGTGATTCATCCCCAATTGCTCAGAAATGTGCCCCTGAGTTGGGGGGAGTCGGGTACGGTCACGGCGATCGCGCGGATCATTCAGGACATCAGCAATTGTTGGGGGAATCGATGGGCCAATCGTTTGCGGCACTCCACCGAGAGCATTTGCAGCGGCAGGCGCAACCGACGCAACGCCGGGTAATGGTGGCGTGGTGATCGACTGAGTTGATCCGCGAGATCCGCTGCCTGATCCGAGCGCCAGCGTTCAAACCCCAGTGCCAGCGATTCGAGATGCGGAAACTCTCCCAATCGGTGCAAATGCGGCTCGGTATCTTCGGGCACGACGCCGATTTCCAGATGCCATAAATTCGGGAGTTGGTGCAATTGTCGCAGCAATCGCGGGAGCCAAGCTCCGCTTACCTGCGTGAGTGTGAGACATTCCAAATCTCGAAGCGATCCCAGTACCGACAGCCATTCTTCGTCCAAGGTGTTGGCTTGGGTGAGATGCAACCGGCGGAGTTTGTCCCAACGGCGGAGCGCCACGAGCACACCGGGCGACAATCGACCGGCCAGTCGGAGTTCCCGGAGTGACAACCGCGAGGCCCATTCGATGAGCACAGCCGACGGTAACTGATTGGCGTGATCCAACTGCAGCGATTGTAAGCTGGCAGGCGGCTCGAATGCGCACCAGGCCGCGGCGGTGAGTCGCTTGGCGTTGCGGATGCGGAGCGATTCCAATTCGGGGAACGATTCTAGCCAGCGGAGTTCGTTGTCTTCCAGGAACGAATTCCAGGTGAGCGAGCGCACGGCGGTCATGGCTGCAAAGCGTTGCCAAGGAATGGGTTGCGTTCGGTGGCGGCGATTTCCAGAAAACCACAACTCCCGAACGCGATGCGTCACGGAATCCGGGCAGCGAATCGGCGAGCTGCCTTGCGAGAACGGCACGGT
This DNA window, taken from Tuwongella immobilis, encodes the following:
- a CDS encoding DUF1559 domain-containing protein — translated: MRSRRFAFTLIELLVVIAIIAILIGLLLPAVQKVRAAAARLQCQNHLKQLALANHGYHDAQETFPPGLTMPGAVPNPRYTSLMVELLPYIEQATLYQRWDFLFPGNNLLLPNGPGTVKLSVLVCPAEIVAQNPVPAASGQAAGVTTYAGNGGIRPLPLSQATVDGIFHTTGAMSRPRANQTPTRMLAITDGTSNTLLLGERRIGDPALDSYLTAPVSPAPNPPMEPFFASMIYAPFGPWAAGTVTLGALMPINYFHGQAYVPPTPPALPTPVDGNALTQSIENRFGAYGSNHTGGVNVAMADGSVRFLRDTIRPVTLAALATRSGGETVSVDD
- a CDS encoding metallophosphoesterase family protein, whose amino-acid sequence is MRIVWDATTARVLATVSHQNVHSEGQITTDQLDLFAYPTQGLPDSLDALVLTSDLQARGRLFKPGTTRTPVPAAERDDRLLGFLVADTLGQLSATGVLPPAERMGIVLAGDLFAIENLAKRGGFGDVRDVWRAFRAVTRWVVGVAGNHDNFGTLGEELAFRRESGIHLLDCESVHLDGIHFAGVGGIIGPPRKPNRRREMDQLDRISRMLRRQPTMLILHQGPRTATQPGHPMVQRVCETSSPTWIVCGHDHWRNPFGDLANGTRILNTDSRTIILLREQCFEPLDSERFPKINFA